One Mycobacterium kubicae genomic window carries:
- a CDS encoding enoyl-CoA hydratase/isomerase family protein, giving the protein MLKFEVRNRTAVVTLNRPEQRNAVDLELSAAILAAWDRIKADPEIRVAILTGAGPAFCAGADLKKLIPHIRAASDAENRRRAWEGPGWAGISGGYTINTPIIAAINGDCIAGGHELAEFCDIRIAVPHARFGHQEIKWGLMPGDGGCSRLPRIIGLGRAMELILTGRIYDADEALRIGFVSKLVQPQDLMHEAMVMADAIARNAPLAVRAAKQTVLRGIGRPLHDNIPFETETFSYLCKTEDWTRGQQAFLTGEKPDFQGK; this is encoded by the coding sequence GTGTTGAAGTTCGAGGTGCGCAATCGCACCGCCGTGGTGACTTTGAATCGGCCAGAGCAACGCAACGCGGTCGATCTTGAGTTGAGCGCCGCGATACTGGCCGCCTGGGACCGCATCAAGGCAGATCCGGAGATTCGTGTCGCCATCCTGACCGGTGCAGGGCCGGCATTCTGTGCCGGTGCTGATCTGAAGAAGCTGATCCCGCACATCCGTGCGGCCAGCGACGCCGAGAACCGTCGTCGCGCTTGGGAAGGCCCGGGTTGGGCCGGGATTTCTGGCGGCTACACGATCAACACACCGATCATCGCTGCGATCAACGGTGATTGCATCGCAGGTGGACACGAGCTCGCCGAATTCTGTGACATCCGAATCGCCGTGCCTCACGCCCGGTTCGGACATCAAGAAATCAAATGGGGTCTGATGCCCGGTGACGGCGGGTGTTCGCGGTTGCCTCGCATCATCGGTCTCGGGCGGGCGATGGAGCTCATCTTGACCGGGCGCATCTACGACGCTGACGAAGCACTCCGAATCGGATTCGTATCCAAACTCGTGCAACCACAGGACCTTATGCATGAAGCCATGGTTATGGCAGATGCCATCGCGCGGAATGCGCCTCTGGCGGTGCGGGCCGCCAAGCAAACGGTGCTTCGCGGGATCGGCAGGCCATTGCATGACAACATCCCGTTCGAGACGGAAACTTTCAGTTACCTGTGCAAGACCGAGGACTGGACACGGGGGCAGCAAGCGTTTCTCACCGGCGAGAAGCCTGACTTCCAGGGGAAGTGA
- a CDS encoding NAD(P)H-dependent flavin oxidoreductase — protein sequence MATERSEQSTGNRVCALAHIDIPIIQAPMTYIAGAQLAAAVSNAGALGIVETTSEQGRADLRRVRDLTDRSVGANIALLMNRDPAVVDLLVANGIRFVTTSAGDPALFTGRLHDAGITVFHVVGTLAAAKKAVDAGVDGLVVEGVEGGGFKNRFGASTMVLLPLVAAHVDVPIVAAGGICDARSMAAALVLGAEGVQMGTRLLASSDSPVHPRLKQAVIEADETSTVLLPLDGKRMMRVIRTPAAEKLDAAASFGESGAALQRVQRLYFAGDMEASVANTGQVAGRIDDLPPAADIIERIWTGCREVLTAATRRAFD from the coding sequence ATGGCAACCGAGCGAAGTGAACAGTCCACCGGCAACCGTGTGTGCGCTCTCGCGCACATCGACATCCCGATCATTCAAGCGCCCATGACCTACATCGCCGGCGCGCAACTGGCCGCAGCGGTGTCGAACGCCGGCGCACTGGGAATTGTCGAGACGACATCTGAGCAAGGCCGGGCAGACCTGCGGCGAGTCCGTGACCTCACCGACCGTTCGGTCGGCGCCAACATCGCACTCCTCATGAATCGCGACCCCGCCGTCGTTGACCTCCTCGTGGCCAACGGCATTCGTTTCGTGACTACCTCGGCCGGTGACCCCGCACTGTTCACCGGTCGACTCCACGATGCGGGCATCACCGTCTTCCACGTGGTCGGCACGCTCGCAGCGGCCAAGAAAGCCGTCGACGCCGGCGTGGACGGGCTCGTCGTCGAAGGTGTCGAAGGTGGCGGGTTCAAGAACCGATTCGGGGCTTCGACCATGGTGCTGCTGCCCTTGGTCGCTGCCCACGTCGACGTTCCCATTGTGGCCGCGGGAGGAATCTGTGACGCCCGATCAATGGCCGCCGCGTTGGTCTTGGGCGCTGAAGGAGTGCAGATGGGCACCAGGCTGCTTGCGTCGTCGGACTCCCCTGTCCACCCCCGCCTCAAACAGGCGGTCATCGAGGCCGACGAGACGTCGACGGTGTTACTCCCCCTCGACGGCAAGCGGATGATGCGAGTGATCCGTACACCCGCAGCCGAGAAGCTCGACGCGGCAGCGTCATTCGGTGAGAGTGGCGCTGCGCTGCAACGGGTTCAGCGGCTCTACTTCGCCGGAGACATGGAGGCCAGCGTCGCCAATACCGGGCAGGTGGCCGGGCGCATAGACGACCTTCCGCCGGCAGCGGACATCATCGAGCGGATCTGGACCGGTTGCCGTGAGGTCCTGACGGCCGCCACACGTCGAGCGTTCGATTAA
- a CDS encoding SDR family NAD(P)-dependent oxidoreductase, translating into MVALESVGCAVIGIDRPEVVSSASDTRRFIAADLSDAESARAAIHSAIESLDGLDHLVGAAANVATIHRARSFPAETFRDDVATNLLSQFWTVQAAYPALTDSDMASVVMVSSIGALDGLPGQASYAAAKAGILGLVRTLAAEWARARIRVNAIVPGLVGTPKVLAMTDDIRGRVLANVAMGRLVSVEEVVASVAFLLSPAAAAITGQSIRVDAGAGLNTVGLHR; encoded by the coding sequence ATGGTTGCTCTGGAAAGCGTGGGTTGTGCGGTGATCGGGATCGACCGCCCGGAGGTGGTCAGTTCAGCCAGTGACACGCGTCGATTCATTGCCGCCGACCTCTCCGACGCGGAATCGGCGCGCGCCGCAATCCATTCCGCGATCGAGAGCCTCGACGGGTTAGATCACCTCGTCGGTGCGGCCGCGAATGTCGCCACGATCCACCGAGCCCGTAGCTTTCCTGCCGAGACGTTTCGTGACGACGTCGCCACCAACTTGCTCAGCCAATTCTGGACCGTCCAGGCGGCCTACCCGGCTTTGACCGACAGCGACATGGCCAGCGTAGTCATGGTCTCGTCGATTGGAGCGCTGGACGGCTTGCCCGGCCAAGCGTCCTATGCGGCAGCCAAGGCTGGCATTCTAGGGCTGGTCCGGACCCTGGCCGCGGAGTGGGCCCGGGCCCGCATCCGCGTCAACGCCATAGTGCCCGGGTTAGTCGGCACCCCGAAAGTGCTCGCCATGACCGACGACATTCGAGGTCGCGTCTTGGCGAATGTCGCGATGGGACGGTTGGTTTCGGTTGAGGAAGTGGTCGCCAGCGTCGCGTTTCTTCTTTCGCCGGCCGCCGCAGCCATCACCGGTCAGAGCATTCGCGTCGACGCAGGCGCGGGCCTGAACACTGTCGGGTTGCATCGATGA
- a CDS encoding MarR family winged helix-turn-helix transcriptional regulator, giving the protein MTAAGGRGDDLGVMAGRLLFAVQGELFERLHDEGFDDIVPRHGVVLAYLRPDGIRATDLARLSGQLKQVVGVIVDDLEKLGYVERKPDPADRRAKLIVPTARGRNQMEAADSIMADIMKRHARELGAENFRRFLADFRTVIAHQRATFTASDPVK; this is encoded by the coding sequence GTGACAGCTGCAGGCGGTAGAGGCGACGACCTGGGCGTGATGGCAGGTCGACTGCTCTTCGCAGTTCAAGGCGAGCTTTTCGAGCGTTTGCATGACGAGGGCTTCGACGACATTGTTCCGCGCCATGGAGTCGTGCTGGCGTACCTTCGGCCCGACGGGATCAGAGCTACCGACCTCGCCCGGTTATCGGGACAACTCAAGCAGGTCGTCGGCGTCATCGTCGACGACCTCGAGAAGTTGGGCTACGTCGAACGAAAGCCCGATCCCGCCGACCGCCGAGCCAAGCTCATTGTGCCGACTGCTCGTGGGCGCAACCAGATGGAGGCGGCTGACTCGATCATGGCCGACATCATGAAGCGCCACGCGCGCGAACTCGGCGCCGAAAACTTCCGGCGATTCCTCGCCGACTTCCGAACTGTCATCGCCCACCAACGCGCTACGTTCACTGCCTCCGATCCAGTCAAGTAA
- a CDS encoding DUF4333 domain-containing protein: MARTADHAGWDQTKLSRSLGVRVAVGALVGAMLGLLTGCGSTVKPQGAAQSVVDVVSRQTGFHPTDVHCPSGVKAKAGQEFDCHFTGPEGKPYVAHMRITKVDGDNVEFDIKTRPD, from the coding sequence ATGGCCCGCACCGCTGATCACGCCGGCTGGGACCAAACCAAGCTGAGTCGCTCGCTCGGTGTCCGCGTTGCGGTCGGCGCGCTCGTCGGCGCGATGCTCGGGTTGCTGACCGGCTGTGGCAGCACGGTCAAACCGCAGGGAGCAGCGCAGTCCGTCGTCGACGTCGTTTCGAGACAAACCGGCTTTCACCCCACCGATGTGCATTGCCCATCCGGCGTGAAAGCCAAGGCGGGTCAAGAGTTCGACTGCCATTTCACTGGTCCGGAAGGCAAACCGTATGTCGCGCACATGCGCATCACCAAGGTCGACGGGGACAACGTCGAGTTCGACATCAAGACGCGCCCCGATTAA
- a CDS encoding NYN domain-containing protein yields MRWIVDGMNVIGSRPDGWWKDRQGAMAALVDKLDRWASAQQAHVTVVFEHPLPRTISSSLVDVTHAPEAAANSADDEIVRLVRADSQPGELCVVTSDKWLAERVRSLGATVHRAEVFRNLIDPTTPKREGPHGNRAK; encoded by the coding sequence GTGCGGTGGATCGTCGACGGAATGAATGTCATCGGCAGTCGACCGGACGGCTGGTGGAAAGACCGTCAAGGCGCCATGGCCGCGTTGGTGGACAAGCTCGACCGATGGGCTTCAGCGCAGCAGGCGCACGTCACCGTCGTCTTCGAACATCCGCTGCCCAGAACCATCTCTTCGTCACTAGTAGACGTCACGCATGCGCCCGAAGCGGCGGCCAACTCAGCCGACGATGAGATCGTCCGGCTGGTGCGTGCCGATTCGCAACCGGGTGAACTATGTGTGGTGACATCGGACAAATGGTTGGCAGAGCGGGTGCGAAGCCTGGGCGCGACGGTTCATCGAGCCGAGGTATTCCGCAACCTCATCGACCCGACCACGCCTAAACGCGAAGGGCCACATGGCAACCGAGCGAAGTGA
- a CDS encoding PE family protein, producing MDSMSHDPVAGDIGSQLVDIGSQGINAGTTAAMSVLSGLIPAGGEEVSAQAVMAFAQEAASMLASNTAAQEELMRTGTALTDIARMYGDADSDAAGALTFSGAAISRSAAGGGSSATAGAGLLRAGALPGEAGVAARTPLMSQLIEAPSSPMAPAAANAGSSAMGGAAPLGSGMGSGAPAGGASKAGLASAAGPADEDDRQRDDVGEPEPGERLA from the coding sequence ATGGATTCCATGTCACACGATCCAGTCGCTGGCGACATCGGGTCGCAGTTGGTCGACATCGGCAGCCAGGGCATCAACGCGGGCACGACGGCGGCCATGTCGGTCCTGTCGGGGCTCATTCCGGCCGGTGGTGAAGAGGTTTCGGCCCAGGCGGTGATGGCGTTCGCGCAGGAGGCGGCGTCGATGTTGGCGTCCAACACAGCTGCTCAGGAAGAGCTCATGCGGACCGGAACCGCGTTGACCGACATCGCGCGCATGTATGGAGATGCCGATAGCGATGCGGCCGGAGCCTTGACGTTCAGTGGGGCGGCCATATCACGCAGCGCCGCCGGAGGCGGATCGAGCGCCACTGCGGGCGCCGGCCTGCTGCGCGCAGGTGCCTTGCCCGGTGAAGCCGGCGTGGCGGCACGCACCCCGCTGATGTCCCAGCTGATCGAGGCGCCGTCTTCGCCGATGGCGCCGGCCGCCGCCAATGCCGGATCCTCGGCTATGGGCGGCGCTGCTCCGTTGGGCAGCGGTATGGGCTCGGGCGCACCGGCCGGCGGCGCGTCCAAAGCGGGGCTGGCGTCGGCTGCCGGACCCGCCGACGAGGATGATCGCCAGCGGGACGACGTCGGTGAGCCGGAGCCTGGCGAGCGTCTGGCATAA
- a CDS encoding SDR family NAD(P)-dependent oxidoreductase has product MTDEFAGKVAIVTGAARGIGAAIAGRLCHGGATVVIADIDGAELDRLATRLPRPSTQVAVDLTAPDAPDLVVETAAQLHGRLDIVVNNAGYTWDGPIHTMSDEQFQAMLDIHTVVPFRMLRAAATLMRTAAKKEAALGRPAHRKVVNVVSLAGLMGQGGQVNYSAAKGATIALTKALAKEWGHLGINVNAVAPGFIETRLTADLDNGNDIEIAGRTHRLGISESVRSSALATNPLARVGAVSDVAEAVAWLASAASNYVQGHVLTVSGGQIGGMTC; this is encoded by the coding sequence GTGACCGACGAATTCGCCGGCAAGGTCGCCATCGTCACCGGTGCGGCGCGAGGAATCGGCGCAGCGATTGCCGGGCGTCTCTGTCATGGCGGCGCCACAGTCGTGATCGCCGACATCGACGGTGCTGAACTAGATCGTCTTGCAACGCGGTTACCCCGACCCTCGACTCAGGTTGCCGTGGACTTGACCGCTCCGGACGCACCCGACCTCGTTGTCGAAACTGCGGCGCAGCTGCACGGCCGCCTGGACATCGTGGTGAACAATGCCGGCTATACCTGGGATGGCCCGATCCATACCATGTCCGACGAGCAGTTTCAGGCCATGCTCGACATCCATACCGTGGTTCCGTTTCGGATGTTGCGCGCCGCGGCAACGTTGATGCGCACGGCGGCCAAGAAAGAGGCCGCACTCGGTCGCCCGGCCCATCGCAAGGTGGTCAACGTGGTCTCGCTGGCCGGCTTGATGGGTCAAGGCGGCCAGGTCAATTACTCCGCAGCCAAAGGCGCGACCATCGCACTCACCAAAGCGCTGGCCAAGGAATGGGGGCACCTGGGCATCAACGTCAATGCCGTAGCGCCCGGATTCATCGAAACGCGGCTGACCGCCGACCTGGACAACGGTAACGACATTGAGATTGCCGGGCGCACACATCGACTCGGAATTTCGGAATCGGTGCGCAGCAGCGCCTTGGCGACCAACCCGCTGGCACGTGTCGGTGCGGTGAGCGATGTCGCGGAAGCTGTGGCCTGGCTGGCCTCTGCCGCGTCGAATTATGTACAGGGCCATGTGTTGACCGTCAGTGGCGGTCAAATCGGGGGCATGACGTGTTGA
- a CDS encoding AMP-binding protein, with protein sequence MQSYDAGPVDTPLLDETIGANFERSALAYAEIEALVDVISDRRWTYCELNIEIDVLAKALMASGIARGDRVAIWSPNCPEWTVLQFAAAKIGAILVALNPAYQAQELSRVLSHSGTRLLISATAYKSSDYRRMLDEVRGQAAELDEIVFLGTEDWQRLCGRAHQVSDAQLRSRMATLHPDDPINIQYTSGTTGSPKGATLSHRNILNNGYFVTELLELRPADRLCIPVPFYHCFGMVMGNLGCTSHGATMVIPGPGFDPAATLAAVEQERCTALYGVPTMFIAMLGLPDFTDRDVSSLRTGIMAGATCPVEVMKRCIADLNMAEVSIAYGMTETSPVSCQTRIDDDLQRRTETVGRAHPHVEIKIIDLATGELMPRGQPGELCTRAYSVMLGYWRDHDRTREVIDSEGWMHTGDLAVMRDDGYCVIAGRIKHIVIRGGENVYPREIEEFLHTHPDIEDVQVVGVPDAKYGEEVCAWIKLRPDGGQLDADAVRAFCSGQLAHYKIPRYVLLVDDFPMTVTGKVRKVDMRAESIRLLGL encoded by the coding sequence GTGCAGTCCTATGACGCTGGTCCGGTCGATACCCCGCTGCTCGATGAGACCATCGGCGCGAATTTCGAGCGCAGTGCACTGGCGTATGCCGAGATCGAGGCGCTCGTTGACGTGATCAGTGATCGGCGCTGGACCTACTGCGAACTGAACATCGAAATCGATGTCTTGGCAAAGGCTTTGATGGCCAGCGGGATTGCTCGTGGAGACCGGGTGGCCATTTGGTCGCCCAACTGTCCGGAGTGGACAGTGCTACAGTTCGCCGCCGCCAAGATCGGCGCCATTCTGGTCGCGCTCAATCCCGCCTACCAGGCCCAGGAACTGTCGCGCGTGCTCAGCCACTCGGGAACGCGGCTGTTGATTTCAGCGACAGCCTACAAATCCTCTGACTACCGGCGCATGCTCGACGAGGTGCGTGGCCAGGCCGCCGAACTCGATGAGATTGTGTTCCTGGGCACCGAGGACTGGCAGCGGCTGTGCGGGCGCGCCCACCAAGTGTCGGATGCGCAGTTGCGATCCCGGATGGCAACGCTGCATCCCGACGACCCGATCAACATCCAATACACTTCTGGCACAACGGGTTCGCCCAAGGGCGCCACACTGTCACACCGCAACATCCTCAACAACGGCTACTTCGTCACCGAACTCCTGGAACTTCGGCCCGCCGACCGGTTGTGCATCCCGGTCCCCTTCTACCACTGCTTCGGGATGGTGATGGGCAACCTGGGCTGTACCAGCCACGGCGCGACCATGGTCATCCCGGGACCGGGCTTCGACCCTGCGGCCACCTTGGCCGCCGTCGAGCAGGAGCGCTGCACCGCCCTCTACGGCGTTCCGACGATGTTCATCGCCATGTTGGGACTTCCCGATTTCACCGACCGCGATGTGTCGTCGCTGCGCACCGGCATCATGGCGGGCGCCACCTGTCCAGTTGAAGTGATGAAACGGTGCATCGCCGACCTCAACATGGCAGAGGTCTCCATCGCTTATGGCATGACCGAAACGTCGCCGGTGTCCTGCCAGACCCGGATTGACGACGATCTGCAGCGTCGAACGGAAACGGTCGGGCGAGCCCATCCACACGTCGAAATCAAGATCATCGATCTGGCGACCGGTGAACTGATGCCACGAGGGCAACCCGGTGAGCTGTGCACCCGCGCGTACTCGGTGATGTTGGGCTATTGGCGTGACCACGACAGGACGCGCGAGGTGATCGACAGCGAGGGCTGGATGCACACCGGCGACTTGGCGGTGATGCGAGACGACGGCTACTGCGTGATCGCCGGTCGCATCAAACACATCGTCATTCGCGGCGGGGAGAACGTGTATCCCCGCGAGATCGAAGAATTTCTGCATACCCACCCCGACATCGAAGATGTCCAGGTCGTCGGCGTTCCGGACGCGAAATATGGCGAGGAGGTCTGCGCGTGGATCAAGCTTCGACCCGATGGAGGACAGTTGGACGCCGATGCCGTCCGGGCGTTTTGTTCAGGGCAGCTCGCCCACTACAAGATCCCTCGGTACGTGCTGCTCGTCGACGACTTCCCGATGACGGTCACCGGCAAGGTGCGCAAGGTGGACATGCGCGCCGAATCGATCCGGCTACTCGGCTTGTGA
- a CDS encoding isochorismatase family protein — MELSQRVRFTRENTAVLLIDHQVGLFTGVRDIDVNELRHNVVGLARAAQILGLPIVAVTTARDSMWGPTIPELKRTLGDVEILDRATVNAWDDQRFVALVEQTGRDHLITAGLSFEVCASLPAISSRQKGFHPVVVVDACGTFSRHKREAGIARLTALGIEVSDYATVIVEIMADNSDAKANEVYAALDMPFATLMGEVASAMTR; from the coding sequence ATGGAACTATCACAACGAGTGCGGTTCACTCGGGAAAATACGGCGGTGCTGCTGATCGATCACCAGGTGGGCCTGTTCACCGGCGTGCGCGATATCGACGTCAATGAGCTACGGCACAACGTGGTCGGTCTCGCCCGGGCCGCTCAGATCCTGGGATTGCCCATCGTGGCAGTCACCACCGCGCGCGACAGCATGTGGGGCCCAACCATTCCCGAACTCAAGCGCACGCTCGGCGATGTCGAGATTCTTGACCGCGCAACGGTGAACGCCTGGGATGACCAACGCTTCGTCGCCTTGGTGGAACAGACAGGTCGCGACCACTTGATCACCGCCGGCCTGTCCTTTGAAGTGTGCGCTTCCCTGCCGGCAATCTCCTCGCGTCAGAAGGGATTTCACCCCGTGGTCGTTGTCGATGCCTGCGGGACCTTCTCACGCCACAAACGCGAAGCCGGCATCGCCCGGCTCACTGCCCTCGGGATCGAAGTCTCCGACTACGCCACCGTGATCGTCGAGATCATGGCCGACAACTCCGATGCCAAGGCCAACGAGGTCTATGCCGCACTAGACATGCCCTTCGCCACCTTGATGGGCGAAGTGGCTTCGGCGATGACCCGGTAG
- a CDS encoding class I adenylate-forming enzyme family protein has translation MNTDTRQFYEELGYPAIWLDEADQYQSDDSYVVFDPVWAEELPRIPEQTVDVIIRRNAQQRPTAPALVYLGRTLSYGEFNELVGRAAAVLRSSGVRSGDVVAVMVPTSAMHWVLFFALARLGAVHCGVNVMYRADEIRFLLEDSKPRVVVCLDALLPEVMRAVSAHTPETLFTVSITDLAASDFTPYPGLDAWWSASRQPATSVPALLREMTHADPLWEPAPVTDVHQDIGQIVYTAGTTGRPKGVLQTHYNLIHNAITHTLAMPAVATPVTVSVLPLFHTGGFFVYSLPTFVRGGTVIPRPLFEPNDFLKCVQQHGVNVLFGPPTLYTALLGRGVDPAQLSSVRICATGAAPIPAELPGQWKAMTGLDLHGGWGMSELNSLGTFNALPGKQTPGTLGVPVVGEVRITVEGGVAPRMRAGDIEFRGLQVSRGYLGRNAETQASFGADGWLRTGDIGYIDDADALHYVDRKKDLLVVSGYNVSPTEIEAVLLRHPKICDVAVIGQHDPYRGEVPVAFVVGDIAADDVETYSRAHLAAMKVPRRVHVVDALPKNAMGKTLKRELRSHEAVQ, from the coding sequence GTGAACACCGATACACGCCAGTTCTACGAAGAACTCGGATACCCTGCCATATGGCTCGACGAGGCCGACCAGTACCAGTCCGACGACTCCTACGTCGTGTTCGACCCGGTTTGGGCCGAGGAGTTGCCCCGTATACCCGAGCAGACAGTCGACGTCATCATCCGACGTAATGCTCAACAGCGCCCTACTGCACCGGCACTGGTCTACTTGGGTCGTACGCTCAGTTACGGCGAATTCAACGAACTAGTGGGCCGCGCTGCCGCTGTGCTGCGCAGCAGCGGGGTACGCAGCGGTGACGTCGTGGCCGTCATGGTGCCCACCTCGGCGATGCACTGGGTCCTCTTCTTCGCCCTCGCCCGGCTCGGAGCCGTCCACTGCGGGGTCAACGTCATGTACCGAGCCGACGAAATTCGTTTTCTCCTGGAGGATTCCAAGCCCCGCGTCGTTGTCTGCCTGGACGCGTTGTTGCCCGAGGTCATGCGGGCAGTGTCGGCACACACGCCCGAGACGCTCTTCACGGTCTCGATCACAGACTTGGCCGCTTCGGATTTCACGCCATATCCCGGACTGGACGCATGGTGGTCTGCATCACGGCAGCCTGCGACGTCCGTCCCGGCGTTGCTGCGCGAAATGACCCACGCGGATCCTTTGTGGGAGCCCGCACCTGTCACCGACGTCCATCAGGACATCGGTCAAATCGTGTACACGGCCGGCACCACCGGCCGTCCCAAAGGTGTTCTGCAAACTCATTACAATCTGATACACAACGCCATCACGCACACCTTGGCGATGCCTGCCGTCGCAACCCCGGTCACGGTGTCCGTCCTGCCGCTATTTCACACCGGCGGCTTCTTTGTCTACTCTTTGCCGACCTTCGTGCGCGGCGGCACCGTCATTCCGCGACCCCTGTTTGAACCCAACGACTTTCTGAAGTGCGTGCAGCAGCACGGGGTCAACGTGCTCTTTGGTCCGCCCACCCTCTACACGGCCCTGCTGGGCCGAGGTGTCGATCCGGCGCAACTTTCCAGCGTCCGCATCTGCGCGACGGGTGCCGCCCCAATTCCTGCCGAGTTGCCCGGGCAGTGGAAGGCGATGACAGGACTGGACCTGCACGGCGGCTGGGGCATGAGCGAGCTCAACAGCCTGGGCACCTTCAACGCGTTGCCAGGAAAACAGACCCCGGGCACTCTGGGTGTGCCGGTCGTCGGCGAAGTGAGGATTACCGTCGAGGGAGGCGTCGCTCCTCGGATGCGCGCAGGAGACATCGAATTCCGTGGCTTGCAAGTCTCTCGGGGCTACCTGGGGCGAAATGCCGAGACACAAGCCAGTTTCGGCGCCGACGGCTGGCTGCGCACCGGGGACATCGGCTATATAGACGACGCTGATGCCCTGCATTACGTCGACCGCAAGAAAGACCTGCTTGTGGTCTCGGGGTACAACGTCTCTCCGACGGAAATCGAGGCGGTGTTGTTGCGACACCCCAAGATCTGCGACGTGGCCGTCATCGGGCAACACGACCCGTATCGCGGGGAGGTTCCGGTGGCCTTTGTCGTCGGTGATATCGCCGCCGACGACGTCGAGACCTACAGTCGCGCTCACCTGGCAGCCATGAAAGTGCCGCGCCGGGTGCATGTGGTCGATGCGCTGCCCAAGAACGCCATGGGTAAGACGCTGAAACGCGAATTGCGCAGTCACGAGGCGGTGCAGTGA
- a CDS encoding TetR/AcrR family transcriptional regulator gives MARTDEVTIAARRRRERERNARRDSILAAAQETFATRGFAGSTMEEVALRAEITKPTLYGYFRTKDELLLTLMLPVFADIGTQLEHLQRDLEAGSINNCQHLIDRFLDAVLNPYRTDPARFRLTQLLHQTRLVETLDQATVAALDMQGRRDFRLARSILRAAVQEKLIRDVPVAPLADVIWGIVVGTIQVEDIKNRTGGRAQHTATLQLAADLLAAALDPQPNRGHQR, from the coding sequence ATGGCGCGCACAGATGAAGTGACCATCGCGGCCCGTCGTCGCCGCGAACGGGAACGCAACGCGCGCCGCGACAGCATTCTCGCGGCGGCTCAGGAGACCTTCGCCACCCGTGGCTTCGCCGGCTCCACCATGGAGGAAGTCGCGCTGCGAGCTGAGATCACCAAACCGACGCTCTATGGCTATTTCCGCACCAAGGATGAACTTCTGCTCACCCTGATGCTCCCGGTGTTCGCCGACATCGGGACACAGCTGGAGCACCTGCAACGCGACCTCGAGGCCGGTTCAATCAACAATTGCCAGCACCTGATTGACCGATTCCTCGACGCGGTGCTCAATCCGTATCGGACCGATCCGGCGCGGTTCCGGCTCACTCAACTGCTTCATCAGACGCGGCTGGTCGAGACGCTGGATCAGGCCACCGTTGCCGCGCTGGATATGCAGGGGCGCCGGGATTTCCGGCTGGCGCGCTCGATCCTTCGTGCTGCGGTGCAGGAAAAATTGATTCGCGATGTGCCGGTGGCGCCGCTGGCTGACGTCATCTGGGGAATTGTTGTCGGCACGATTCAGGTCGAAGACATCAAGAACCGTACCGGCGGCCGCGCCCAACACACTGCCACGTTGCAACTGGCCGCCGACCTGCTCGCCGCCGCTCTGGACCCCCAGCCTAACCGTGGTCATCAGCGGTGA